The Plasmodium vinckei vinckei genome assembly, chromosome: PVVCY_05 region TACGAACAAATACAAAATGGAAGATACAGCAGCTAAAATTATCGGATCCAGCGATGGTCTCTTGACTGATCCAAGAATAGCCCAGGACTTCAGCCCAGAAACGGATGAACTACTAGCTAAGGCGGAAAACTACTTTAAGgtatcaaaataaataagaacATGTTTTATAACAACGAAAGTGATATATCTCCATTGTGATACCATATATACAACTTTTAGCACCAATTGCATTCCTTCATcttgttttcatttttattaacacaaaataatatacttaAATTATACATTTGCATTCATATTATGTAATTTCATTTCCTAGGTGGGAGACTTTGAATTAATCATAGAAGAACTCATATtacttgaaaaaaaatgcaggCAATCATACGATGGAATATCAACAAGTAAAATTTGCTGCTTCATTTTGAACAAATACAAATTAATGGAAAACTACAAAAAAGTAAATGagtatttaatattttttaataaaaaaagaggacaattaaaaaggactataattgatataataaatttatgtaaatCATGGATTGTtgatatacaaaataaagaagaaaaattaaatttaataaatacttTATGTACAATTAGTGAAggtaaaatatttgttgaAGTAGAACGATCTGAAATTATAAgaattttatcaaaaataaaagaagatGATGGTAATATTGAAGAAGCtgcaaatatattacaagATGTTCATGTTGAAACATTTATATCTATGGACAAAAGGGATAAAACAGAATACATATTAGAACAAATGAGGTTAGTACTTTTACGTAAAGATTTTATTAGATGCCATGTAATCAgtagaaaaattaatccTAAATTATTAGATACAGATGAATTTGCTGATCTtaaattgaaatattttctttacatGATTCAATATTACATTAATGAAGAATCTTATTCAGATGTTGCTAATTGTTATGAACAAAGGTTTAACACAGAGTGTGTTCAAAATGATCCTAACTTATGGATTGATGaattaaaatgttatatcatttttttagtacTATCTCCTTTTCAAGAACAACAaactaaatttttaaacttaataaaattacaaaaaaaaaaattaaaagaaataccAACATATGAACAAATGGTTAACGATTTTATTAAACAAGATCTAATAGAATGGCCATTATCATATGAACAAGAATTACaatctttttatatttttaatgacTCTGTTTTTGTAGGAGGGGAAAATAGATGGCacctttttaaaaaaaaagttatgcATCATAACATACATGTTATTTCAACATgctataataaaatatcattaCAAAGATTAGCtcaattaataaattcaaCAAATGAAGAATcagaaaatttattattagaaTTAGTTTCAAACAAAATGTTAGATGCAAAAATTGATCGTTTATATGGGGTAATTAAATTtggacaaaaaaataatccaCAAACTTTATTAAACAAATGGTCATCTCAAATACATCAAATTGTTGACATACTCGAAGAATCATCTCATCTAATACAAAAAGAAAGGATGGTACATGAAGCAAAACTTAAACGAATGCAattggaaaataaaaaaatggctCTCTAATTTTTATCCTAACAAACTACAAACTTTTCCCACCTCATTCTTGttctatattaatttaataaataaaacccGTTCATATGATGAAGTGACAAAAATtaacttatttattatttgcatGGGACTTATCcccttttctttttatatttttttaaatcctACATACtatgaaataaatcatattttatttccattaatatattttcgtaaaatatatgtcaCAAATATTACACACgaatgtgtatatattcataGTGTGTCagtattaattttttatgcatagtgaaaaaaattatattcctttttttctctGTGTTGTTTTGTAAATCTTATTTTACATTACTTTTGTACCGAACCAAAGGGTGTACGGAATACATCGTGGGAACATCCTACTTGCAAGAAACTGATCATTTACATAATgctaaaaattatataataaatattataaaaattattaaaaaaattactaaataatcaatattttctgattatatttctttctcaatccataaaaaataaatattcttcattttgtttaaattatttcataatGTCATGACTGAtgaacaaatttatatacaaactaaacaaaataattgtaataataataagaaaTATACAAGAGGGTCATATAATTTCCAGgtatccatttttatatgcctCTCCGTCACCctacataatatatgcaattTAAAGGTCCccgttttatatattttgtaatatataaaatatttttaaataatttattcgaatatatatatatgacaatttttaaagataaacataaattatgatataaattttgCTGCAAAAAAACAAGTTGATATCACaaaggaaaaataatacgATGATTGCAAAgggaaaattataacaataGCATCAAAAAGGAATAAAAGGGGCTAAGAGGCATGAATATCCATTTTACAAGCACACAAacttataataatacaaagaTGCCTGAAATATGCAAAAGCAGAAATTTAAGATATTACGAAAATACCCCATCCTATTGTTCATATTCTACATGTTAGtcaatatatgtatgtgtaacaataaaaaaagtaaaaaattattttatctaaacccaaataaagataataaaaaatcgagaaataacataaataaatattcaaaaagccatattaacaaatatgataacatattgaaatattatttcgtATATCCACATTCTGATCCCCATAGTAATagtaaaagaaatataaaatgtgataatttttttaattcaaaagaaataaaaacagGTTGTATTGGCGATAGAAgaaatagtaaaatatattacgaATGGCgcattacaaaaataaaggatatctctaaaaataaaaaaatcaaaaatgtaaaccctcatctttattattccaaagacaatgataaaaatggtaGTGAACAAATAGAAGAAAGTAATCTCAAACACAAACAAGTTGTAGAAAATTTGCAAAATAACttaaattcaaaaatagaaaaaaaggaaacaGCCAACCAATTGGacgtaaatataaaaagtgaaaCAAATACTTCTGATCACGTTATCTCGAAAAATGAagtagatatatatataaaaaa contains the following coding sequences:
- a CDS encoding 26S proteasome regulatory subunit p55, putative; protein product: MEDTAAKIIGSSDGLLTDPRIAQDFSPETDELLAKAENYFKVGDFELIIEELILLEKKCRQSYDGISTSKICCFILNKYKLMENYKKVNEYLIFFNKKRGQLKRTIIDIINLCKSWIVDIQNKEEKLNLINTLCTISEGKIFVEVERSEIIRILSKIKEDDGNIEEAANILQDVHVETFISMDKRDKTEYILEQMRLVLLRKDFIRCHVISRKINPKLLDTDEFADLKLKYFLYMIQYYINEESYSDVANCYEQRFNTECVQNDPNLWIDELKCYIIFLVLSPFQEQQTKFLNLIKLQKKKLKEIPTYEQMVNDFIKQDLIEWPLSYEQELQSFYIFNDSVFVGGENRWHLFKKKVMHHNIHVISTCYNKISLQRLAQLINSTNEESENLLLELVSNKMLDAKIDRLYGVIKFGQKNNPQTLLNKWSSQIHQIVDILEESSHLIQKERMVHEAKLKRMQLENKKMAL